A genomic window from Lycium ferocissimum isolate CSIRO_LF1 unplaced genomic scaffold, AGI_CSIRO_Lferr_CH_V1 ctg10094, whole genome shotgun sequence includes:
- the LOC132041388 gene encoding uncharacterized protein LOC132041388 isoform X1, whose translation MSSNRQWMYKRLSGGLYHPEFVRGVQQFIEFAMNHPEGRDGERLRCPCNRKKCQNRNFENVHTVHAHLLSDGFKPDYHVWYLHGENEVRGNIDQHERRHNWDHTMNSPPVNVGAFDEPGPSTSYHRMIHEAAGPSFDPNDMEEFPNPDAQKFYDMIDAANQEVWPGCETHSQLSAVARLLHIKAEHHLSERCFDDICQYLNEIIPPDNLMPKNFYETKKLMRGMNMPVEKIHSCVNACMIYWGEDSELIYCKFCSHPRYKPSKQRSNSKRNLVPFKQMYYFPLTPRLQRLYASEATASHMRWHAEHEVEEGVMRHCSDAPAWKHFDRMHPSFATESRNVRLGLCTDGFQPFGQTGQQYSSWPVIVTPYNLPPWMCMKDPYLFLSVIVPGPKNPKQQLDVFLQPLIAELKNLWNIGVDTYDISKKQNFKMRAALMWTISDFPAYSMLSGWSTAGRLACPYCMENSDAFTLTKGGKQSWFDNHRKFLPLDHPYRKDRNSFRKNKVVTVHPTPVQSGEDILREIEELGLKKVTELGADIVNRQISKFSGWKKRSIFWDLPYWSTNLIRHNLDVMHIEKNFFENVFNTVLDVDGKTKDNPKSREDLKEFCRRPELHAVGGEYPKAIYTLNKESKKVLCEWVKNLKFPDGYVSNMGRCVDMKKHKLFGMKSHDCHVFMQRLIPIAFRELLPTKVWEALTEMSLFFRDLTSTVIREEDMVRLQKEIPEILCKLERILPPSFFDSMEHLPVHLAYEARLAGPVQNRWMYPFERNLRNYKHNVRNKAHVEGSICNAYLVEEASSFCSHYFEPHVYTRHRKVPQNDDGGTCDQGKHHGNLSIFTYPGKGFGEQDQRYLTEEELDAAHIYILLNCVEVQPYVQNFIDSLRQNFPQITEKEVDRKLDEDFASWFKRYARVHIDNQFIKALAEGPRRSAKPYTGYNVNGYKFHIKSRSSSRASNNSGVCIKGTNYSADDYDYYGVLTDILELEYKGSTPIKRTVLFKCEWFDPTPKVGMKIHPQYKLVDVNHRRKLKKYEPFVLAMQAAQVYYAAYPSLRRDKTDWWAVCKTKARGIVDMPPSSSQLPPVDVVEPFQNDEDGLTFDVVPDNETIVRNDPNGEFINLRDDDDDLGDEEEIHDESELDEDGDNEDEDAYDASGSE comes from the exons ATGAGTTCAAATCGTCAATGGATGTACAAAAGGTTATCTGGAGGTCTATATCATCCAGAATTTGTAAGGGGTGTACAACAATTTATTGAGTTTGCCATGAATCATCCAGAAGGGAGGGATGGTGAGAGACTAAGGTGCCCGTGTAACCGAAAGAAATGTCAGAATAGAAACTTTGAAAATGTTCATACAGTCCATGCACATTTGTTGAGCGATGGTTTTAAACCGGACTATCATGTATGGTACTTGCATGGAGAAAATGAGGTTAGAGGAAATATAGATCAACATGAAAGGAGGCACAACTGGGATCATACAATGAATAGCCCACCGGTGAATGTTGGTGCATTTGATGAGCCTGGACCATCTACTTCATATCATAGAATGATCCATGAGGCTGCTGGTCCCTCATTCGATCCAAATGATATGGAAGAATTTCCTAATCCTGATGCACAGAAATTTTATGATATGATTGATGCTGCAAATCAAGAAGTGTGGCCTGGTTGCGAAACGCATTCTCAATTATCAGCTGTTGCGCGTTTGTTGCACATCAAGGCTGAACACCACCTCTCTGAAAGATGTTTTGATGACATTTGTCAATATTTGAATGAGATAATTCCGCCTGATAACCTGATGCCCAAAAATTTCTATGAAACTAAGAAGTTAATGCGTGGAATGAACATGCCAGTAGAAAAAATTCATAGTTGTGTTAATGCCTGCATGATTTATTGGGGAGAGGACAGTGAACTTATATATTGCAAGTTCTGTAGTCATCCCAGGTACAAGCCTAGTAAGCAAAGATCTAATTCAAAGAGAAATCTTGTACCATTTAAACAGATGTATTACTTTCCTCTTACGCCACGGTTGCAACGACTGTATGCTTCCGAAGCTACTGCTTCACACATGCGATGGCATGCCGAGCATGAAGTTGAGGAAGGTGTGATGCGTCACTGTTCAGATGCACCCGCATGGAAACACTTTGATAGAATGCATCCATCTTTTGCAACGGAAAGTCGTAATGTCAGATTGGGGCTATGCACAGATGGGTTTCAGCCATTTGGACAAACAGGACAACAATATTCATCTTGGCCAGTAATTGTGACACCATACAACTTGCCGCCTTGGATGTGTATGAAAGATCCCTATTTGTTTTTGTCAGTTATAGTTCCTGGGCCAAAGAATCCTAAGCAACAATTGGATGTTTTCTTGCAGCCTTTGATTGCTGAACTAAAGAATCTATGGAATATAGGTGTCGACACATATGATATCTCTAAGaagcaaaattttaaaatgcGAGCTGCTTTGATGTGGACAATCAGTGACTTTCCCGCATATTCGATGTTGTCTGGGTGGAGTACTGCGGGTAGGCTAGCATGTCCATATTGCATGGAGAATTCAGATGCTTTTACTTTGACAAAAGGTGGCAAACAATCTTGGTTTGACAATCATCGTAAGTTCCTACCACtggatcacccatatagaaagGATAGGAACTCATTTAGAAAGAACAAAGTAGTCACAGTTCATCCTACACCGGTACAGTCAGGTGAGGATATTTTGAGAGAGATAGAAGAATTGGGACTAAAAAAGGTAACAGAACTTGGGGCTGATATTGTTAATCGTCAAATTAGTAAGTTTTCCGGTTGGAAGAAAAGAAGCATATTTTGGGATTTGCCGTATTGGAGTACCAATCTCATTCGGCATAATCTAGATGTAATGCACATTGAGAAGAACTTTTTTGAGAATGTGTTCAACACAGTACTGGATGTAGATGGTAAAACAAAAGATAACCCCAAATCTAGAGAAGACCTGAAAGAGTTCTGTCGACGCCCTGAACTACATGCTGTTGGTGGCGAATACCCGAAAGCTATTTACACACTAAACAAGGAGTCAAAAAAGGTTTTGTGTGAATGGgtgaaaaatctgaaatttcCAGATGGATATGTCTCAAATATGGGACGGTGTGTGGACATGAAAAAACATAAGTTGTTTGGTATGAAAAGCCACGATTGTCATGTATTCATGCAAAGATTGATTCCTATTGCGTTTCGTGAGCTATTACCAACAAAAGTCTGGGAAGCGCTTACTGAGATGAGCCTTTTCTTTAGGGATCTCACTTCCACGGTAATACGAGAAGAGGATATGGTAAGACTTCAAAAAGAAATACCTGAAATACTTTGTAAATTAGAGCGTATACTCCCTCCTAGCTTCTTTGATTCAATGGAACATCTCCCTGTGCATCTCGCTTATGAAGCAAGGCTAGCTGGTCCGGTGCAAAATCGGTGGATGTATCCATTtgagag AAACCTCCGGAATTACAAACACAATGTTCGTAATAAGGCACATGTTGAAGGATCCATATGCAATGCTTACTTAGTTGAGGaagcttcttctttttgttcACACTACTTTGAGCCTCATGTTTACACAAGGCATAGGAAAGTTCCACAAAATGATGATGGTGGTACATGTGATCAGGGTAAACACCACGGTAATCTTTCTATATTCACCTATCCAGGTAAAGGATTTGGTGAACAGGATCAGAGATATCTGACAGAAGAAGAACTTGATGCAGCTCATATTTATATTCTACTAAATTGCGTAGAAGTGCAACCATATGTGCA AAATTTTATTGACTCCCTTCGTCAAAATTTTCCACAAATTACGGAGAAGGAAGTGGATAGGAAACTTGATGAAGATTTCGCATCATGGTTCAAAAGATAT GCACGAGTCCACATAgataatcaattcatcaagGCCCTTGCAGAAGGTCCGCGTCGATCAGCAAAACCGTACACGGGTTATAATGTCAATGGCTATAAATTTCACATTAAAAGTCGCAGTTCTTCTAGAGCATCTAATAACAGTGGTGTCTGCATAAAAGGAACCAACTACAGTGCAGATGACTATGACTACTATGGTGTGCTTACTGATATCCTTGAATTGGAGTACAAGGGTAGTACGCCGATAAAGAGAACTGTTTTATTTAAGTGTGAATGGTTTGATCCCACACCAAAAGTAGGAATGAAGATTCACCCGCAATATAAACTTGTGGATGTCAACCATCGCAGGAAATTAAAAAAGTATGAACCATTTGTTTTGGCAATGCAAGCGGCCCAAGTGTATTATGCCGCTTATCCTAGCTTACGACGTGATAAGACTGACTGGTGGGCTGTGTGCAAAACAAAAGCTCGGGGTATTGTGGATATGCCCCCATCTTCTTCACAATTACCTCCAGTTGATGTTGTAGAGCCATtccaaaatgatgaagatggtTTAACGTTTGATGTGGTACCCGACAATGAAACTATTGTGCGGAATGATCCAAATGGAGAATTCATAAACTTAAgagacgatgatgatgatttaggTGAtgaggaagaaattcatgatgaATCTGAATTAGATGAAGATGGTGATAATGAGGATGAAGATGCATATGATGCAAGTGGCAGTGAATAG